In the Streptomyces sp. cg36 genome, one interval contains:
- a CDS encoding slipin family protein, protein MVEALVAAAVAVGSAGIVYVLAAARVVKQYERGVVFRLGKLRGSVRGPGFTLILPFADRLHKVNMQIVTMPVPAQDGITRDNVTVRVDAVIYFKVVDPADAVVQVEDYRFAVSQMAQTSLRSIIGKSELDDLLSNREKLNQGLELMIDSPAMGWGVQIDRVEIKDVSLPETMKRSMARQAEADRERRARVINADAELQASKKLAEAAGVMSEQPAALQLRLLQTVVAVAAEKNSTLVLPFPVELLRFLERAAPAAPQTAAAPAEDQTAPAPVEAPTAPAPIEVDGPENEGQQLKGPSI, encoded by the coding sequence ATGGTCGAGGCATTGGTGGCGGCGGCTGTGGCTGTCGGATCCGCCGGCATCGTGTACGTACTGGCGGCTGCCCGGGTGGTCAAGCAGTACGAACGCGGGGTGGTGTTCCGGCTGGGCAAGCTCAGGGGTTCGGTCCGGGGCCCGGGTTTCACCCTGATCCTTCCGTTCGCCGACCGGCTCCACAAGGTGAACATGCAGATTGTGACGATGCCGGTCCCGGCCCAGGACGGCATCACCCGGGACAACGTCACGGTCCGGGTGGACGCGGTCATCTACTTCAAGGTGGTCGACCCGGCGGACGCGGTCGTCCAGGTCGAGGACTACCGCTTCGCGGTCTCCCAGATGGCCCAGACCTCGCTGCGCTCGATCATCGGCAAGAGCGAACTCGACGATCTGCTCTCCAACCGGGAGAAGCTCAACCAGGGACTGGAGCTGATGATCGACAGCCCGGCCATGGGCTGGGGCGTGCAGATCGACCGGGTGGAGATCAAGGACGTCTCGCTGCCGGAGACGATGAAGCGCTCGATGGCCCGCCAGGCGGAGGCCGACCGCGAGCGCCGGGCCCGGGTGATCAACGCGGACGCGGAGCTCCAGGCGTCGAAGAAGCTGGCCGAGGCGGCCGGGGTGATGTCGGAGCAGCCGGCCGCGCTGCAACTGCGGCTGCTGCAGACGGTGGTGGCGGTGGCGGCGGAGAAGAACTCGACGCTGGTGCTGCCGTTCCCGGTGGAGCTGCTGCGCTTCCTGGAGCGAGCGGCCCCGGCGGCGCCGCAGACGGCGGCGGCCCCGGCGGAGGACCAGACTGCGCCCGCCCCCGTCGAGGCGCCGACGGCACCTGCCCCCATCGAGGTCGATGGTCCGGAAAACGAAGGTCAACAGCTAAAAGGACCTTCAATCTAA
- a CDS encoding ABC transporter permease, with translation MSTIRALRADRTGLAALCAVLLFVVLALTAPLITALYGKNPTEHYGQNTPGLLSPEGLPVLPNGGISGEFWFGLEPGLGRDVFAQLLYGMRTSLIVAVAATALIALLGTVLGLLVGYLGGLADRAFTFVCNVLLAFPTLLLLLALSPVVKTRFVDPGENEPVWMQFTVLIAVFAAFGWVPLAMVLRTTVKSLREREFIEAARASGASRRHILVRELLPNIWAPILVNVTLTLPGIVTAEAALSYLGVGIDEPVPDWGRMISRGAEVFYDDPTYMVFPGVTILVFVLAFNLLGDAVRDALDPRTAR, from the coding sequence ATGTCAACGATCCGCGCCCTGCGCGCAGACCGCACCGGCCTGGCGGCGCTCTGCGCGGTGCTCCTGTTCGTCGTGCTCGCCCTCACCGCCCCCCTGATCACCGCCCTCTACGGCAAGAACCCCACCGAGCACTACGGGCAGAACACCCCCGGACTGCTCAGCCCCGAAGGGCTCCCCGTGCTGCCCAACGGCGGGATCTCCGGGGAGTTCTGGTTCGGCCTCGAACCCGGTCTCGGCCGGGACGTCTTCGCCCAACTCCTGTACGGGATGCGGACGTCGCTGATCGTCGCCGTGGCCGCCACCGCCCTCATCGCCCTCCTCGGCACCGTGCTCGGACTGCTCGTCGGCTATCTCGGCGGCCTGGCCGACCGCGCCTTCACCTTCGTCTGCAACGTCCTGCTCGCCTTCCCCACCCTGCTCCTCCTGCTGGCGCTGAGCCCGGTCGTCAAGACCCGGTTCGTCGACCCCGGGGAGAACGAGCCGGTGTGGATGCAGTTCACGGTGCTGATCGCGGTGTTCGCCGCGTTCGGCTGGGTGCCGCTCGCCATGGTGCTGCGCACCACCGTGAAGTCGCTGCGGGAGCGGGAGTTCATCGAGGCGGCCCGCGCCTCGGGGGCGAGCCGGCGCCACATCCTGGTGCGGGAGCTGCTGCCCAACATCTGGGCGCCGATCCTGGTCAACGTCACCCTCACCCTGCCCGGCATCGTCACCGCCGAAGCCGCGCTCTCCTATCTGGGCGTCGGCATCGACGAGCCGGTCCCGGACTGGGGCCGGATGATCTCCCGGGGCGCGGAGGTCTTCTACGACGACCCCACCTACATGGTCTTCCCCGGCGTGACGATCCTCGTCTTCGTCCTCGCCTTCAACCTGCTCGGCGACGCCGTACGGGACGCGCTGGACCCCCGGACCGCCCGCTGA
- a CDS encoding ABC transporter substrate-binding protein produces the protein MPRISPRTAAVPALATAAALLLCSCSAGAGTGDGGGGTKSAEVKSGQRLTATLGTAKDSRGPAPAIADARSGGTVKVANLNDYSHLDPQKIYAGEGYSTSLLWGRQLTQYQVVDGKPVLVGDLATDTGRSSDGGRTWTYTLKDGIAWEDGQPITSAHIKYGIERTFAPGFELGPSYWPEWLTGSEDRSAAVKKYAGPKQGSLDAIETPDAKTVVLHFPQPQSDVPYMAAQSSSSPVREDKDTGTAYDTHPFATGPYRIVEHKQNQSLTLERNPHWKAETDPIRHQYADRFEFTFGKKILNTAQEVLNGRGDGPDTVTTKSEVPPELYAQAGRDPEKKALLVAGSRGAYTNDLYIKNSRVTDPEVRKAIHYLFPREQARQVLGGPRLGEFATTLSSPAVVGWKKYDLYPVAPGGDIEKAKEHLARAKTKVDTLTYAYEADAPEKDRLAQVLVDAFAKAGIKLVVKPLDKAAFTNEVFRGPAPYDLWMSTNSVDWPTPATLLPDGYDSRLDALSNGIRYNNPKVDKELDRIKGIGDAQQKAAALIDLEQVVMADVPVVPFLYTAVTQFRGRNIGGAAIHPIYGSIAAADLYLKKS, from the coding sequence ATGCCCAGAATCAGCCCGCGCACCGCAGCCGTCCCGGCTCTCGCCACCGCCGCCGCCCTGCTGCTCTGCTCCTGCTCGGCGGGCGCGGGCACCGGCGACGGGGGCGGCGGGACCAAGTCCGCCGAGGTCAAGAGCGGGCAGCGGCTCACCGCGACGCTGGGCACCGCCAAGGACAGCAGGGGCCCGGCCCCCGCGATCGCGGACGCCCGGTCCGGCGGCACGGTCAAGGTCGCCAACCTCAACGACTACAGCCACCTCGACCCGCAGAAGATCTACGCGGGCGAGGGCTACAGCACCTCGCTGCTCTGGGGCCGCCAGCTGACCCAGTATCAGGTGGTGGACGGCAAGCCCGTCCTGGTGGGCGACCTGGCCACCGACACGGGCCGCTCCTCGGACGGCGGGCGCACCTGGACGTACACCCTCAAGGACGGCATCGCCTGGGAGGACGGGCAGCCGATCACCTCCGCGCACATCAAGTACGGCATCGAGCGCACCTTCGCCCCCGGCTTCGAGCTCGGGCCCAGCTACTGGCCCGAGTGGCTCACCGGCTCCGAGGACCGCAGCGCCGCCGTCAAGAAGTACGCCGGGCCCAAGCAGGGCTCCCTCGACGCCATCGAGACGCCGGACGCCAAGACCGTCGTCCTCCACTTCCCCCAGCCGCAGTCCGACGTGCCGTACATGGCCGCCCAGTCCTCCTCCTCACCGGTGCGCGAGGACAAGGACACCGGCACCGCCTACGACACCCACCCCTTCGCCACCGGCCCGTACCGGATCGTCGAGCACAAGCAGAACCAGTCGCTCACCCTGGAGCGCAACCCGCACTGGAAGGCGGAGACCGACCCGATCCGCCACCAGTACGCCGACCGCTTCGAGTTCACCTTCGGCAAGAAGATCCTCAACACCGCCCAGGAGGTCCTCAACGGGCGCGGCGACGGGCCGGACACCGTCACCACCAAGAGCGAGGTCCCGCCGGAGCTGTACGCCCAGGCCGGGCGCGACCCGGAGAAGAAGGCGCTGCTCGTCGCGGGGAGCAGGGGCGCCTACACCAACGACCTGTACATCAAGAACAGCCGGGTCACCGACCCCGAGGTCCGCAAGGCCATCCACTACCTCTTCCCGCGCGAGCAGGCCCGCCAGGTGCTCGGCGGCCCGCGCCTGGGCGAGTTCGCCACCACGCTCTCCTCGCCCGCCGTCGTCGGCTGGAAGAAGTACGACCTCTACCCGGTCGCGCCCGGCGGTGACATCGAGAAGGCCAAGGAGCACCTGGCCAGGGCGAAGACGAAGGTGGACACGCTCACCTACGCGTACGAGGCCGACGCGCCGGAGAAGGACCGGCTCGCCCAGGTCCTGGTCGACGCCTTCGCCAAGGCCGGGATCAAGCTGGTCGTGAAGCCCCTGGACAAGGCCGCGTTCACCAACGAGGTCTTCCGCGGCCCGGCCCCCTACGACCTGTGGATGTCCACCAACTCCGTCGACTGGCCCACCCCGGCGACCCTGCTGCCCGACGGCTACGACAGCCGCCTGGACGCCCTCTCCAACGGCATCCGCTACAACAACCCCAAGGTCGACAAGGAACTCGACCGAATCAAGGGGATCGGGGACGCGCAGCAGAAGGCCGCCGCGCTGATCGATCTGGAGCAGGTGGTCATGGCGGACGTGCCGGTCGTGCCGTTCCTCTACACCGCCGTCACCCAGTTCCGCGGCCGCAACATCGGCGGCGCCGCCATCCACCCCATCTACGGCTCCATCGCGGCGGCCGACCTCTACCTGAAGAAGTCCTGA
- a CDS encoding ABC transporter permease yields the protein MTGYVVRRALQAVAVLLAITATAFGLFFAAPSDPALIACGPKCDTGQVEAVRHSMGLDRPVAAQYADYLGGLVAGRTIDDVDGSPIDCPAPCLGYSYALHQPVLDAIGDRFPATLSLAAGALVVIAVLGIGVGFTAALRRGTRTDRLLSTFTLVGASVQIYFLGYALQYLLVYATGALPVPGYTPFGSSPGAWAAGLALPWLVLGFVNAAVFARLSRAQLLESMHEGYVRTARARGLSTLRTHLKYTARGAGAPLVQLLGLEAGALFGGAFITETVFGIDGIGKLAVDSVVQNDLPTVVGTVLLAAFFVVVFVALADLLVARLDPRVRLV from the coding sequence ATGACCGGTTACGTCGTCCGACGCGCCCTGCAGGCCGTGGCGGTGCTCCTCGCGATCACCGCCACCGCCTTCGGGCTGTTCTTCGCGGCCCCCTCCGACCCCGCGCTCATCGCCTGCGGACCCAAGTGCGACACCGGGCAGGTCGAGGCCGTACGCCACAGCATGGGCCTGGACCGGCCCGTCGCCGCCCAGTACGCCGACTACCTCGGCGGGCTGGTCGCGGGCCGCACCATCGACGATGTCGACGGCAGCCCCATCGACTGCCCGGCGCCCTGCCTGGGCTACTCCTACGCCCTGCACCAGCCGGTCCTGGACGCGATCGGCGACCGCTTCCCGGCGACCCTGTCACTGGCGGCGGGCGCCCTGGTGGTGATCGCGGTGCTCGGCATCGGGGTGGGCTTCACCGCCGCCCTGCGCCGCGGCACCCGCACCGACCGGCTGCTCTCCACCTTCACCCTGGTCGGCGCCAGTGTGCAGATCTACTTCCTCGGCTACGCCCTCCAGTACCTCCTGGTGTACGCGACGGGTGCGCTGCCCGTGCCCGGCTACACCCCCTTCGGCTCGTCGCCCGGGGCCTGGGCGGCCGGGCTCGCCCTGCCCTGGCTGGTGCTCGGATTCGTCAACGCGGCCGTGTTCGCCCGGCTTTCGCGGGCCCAGCTGCTGGAGTCGATGCACGAGGGGTACGTCCGCACCGCCCGGGCCCGGGGCCTGTCCACCCTGCGCACCCATCTGAAGTACACCGCGCGCGGCGCCGGGGCCCCGCTGGTGCAGCTGCTCGGTCTGGAGGCGGGCGCCCTGTTCGGCGGGGCGTTCATCACCGAGACCGTCTTCGGCATCGACGGCATCGGCAAGCTGGCCGTCGACTCCGTCGTCCAGAACGATCTGCCCACCGTCGTCGGGACCGTCCTGCTCGCCGCCTTCTTCGTGGTGGTGTTCGTCGCGCTCGCCGACCTGCTGGTGGCCCGGCTCGATCCGAGAGTGAGGCTCGTATGA